Proteins encoded in a region of the Malaciobacter mytili LMG 24559 genome:
- the rimP gene encoding ribosome maturation factor RimP → MNLEESIEMTVKSCGAELYDIVATKENDVNVYRIYITSKEGVSLDKCAEISRLISPILDVEEPMSGNYNLEVSSPGIERKLKKPKHFISSIGEKVKVKNFATETFKGELLDANEEKIIIKTTEGEVTISQDEILAASTYFEW, encoded by the coding sequence ATGAATTTAGAAGAATCAATAGAAATGACAGTAAAAAGCTGTGGTGCAGAACTTTATGATATTGTAGCTACTAAAGAAAATGATGTAAATGTTTATAGGATTTATATAACTTCTAAAGAGGGAGTATCTTTAGATAAATGTGCTGAAATTTCACGACTAATATCTCCTATTTTAGATGTTGAAGAACCAATGAGTGGAAATTATAACTTAGAAGTAAGCTCTCCTGGTATTGAAAGAAAATTAAAAAAGCCAAAACATTTCATCTCTTCAATTGGTGAAAAAGTTAAAGTTAAAAATTTTGCAACTGAAACTTTTAAAGGTGAATTACTAGATGCCAATGAAGAAAAAATTATAATAAAAACAACTGAAGGTGAAGTTACAATTTCTCAAGATGAAATTTTAGCTGCATCTACTTATTTTGAATGGTAA
- the rbfA gene encoding 30S ribosome-binding factor RbfA encodes MKSINLQRTESLLLELVPEALSNLSDTRINSLAITAIDCKNGKYDATVYYDGSDYSKQEQQAINTLLAKANGHIKSYCLNATGWYKCPNFKFKADDSLEHNMKIEALFEQIKSKD; translated from the coding sequence ATGAAAAGTATTAATTTACAAAGAACAGAGTCTTTGCTTTTAGAATTAGTTCCAGAGGCTCTGTCAAATTTAAGTGACACAAGAATAAACTCTCTTGCAATTACTGCAATTGATTGTAAAAATGGTAAATATGATGCAACTGTTTATTATGATGGAAGTGATTATAGTAAACAAGAACAACAAGCAATAAATACACTTTTAGCAAAAGCAAATGGGCATATCAAATCTTATTGTTTAAATGCAACAGGTTGGTATAAATGTCCAAATTTTAAATTTAAAGCTGATGATTCTTTAGAACATAATATGAAAATTGAAGCTTTATTTGAACAAATTAAATCAAAGGATTGA